One window from the genome of Bartonella sp. WD16.2 encodes:
- a CDS encoding ATP-dependent helicase, giving the protein MNDFSNHVPFFEDEELPLKRENNFELTPGAIEAKEKVQYESDYLKKLNPEQQEAVINTEGPLLVLAGAGTGKTRVLTTRIFHILHLGLAHPKQILAITFTNKAAYEMKTRIAELVGETIEGMPWLGTFHSIGAKILRSHAELVDLKSNFTILDTDDVVRLLKQLIQAAGLDDKRWSARSLATMIDAWKNQGLLPDHISESDSYAFAKGMGRELYHSYQDRLKSLNACDFGDLLLHSINIFQHNPDILHEYHAKFRYILVDEYQDTNTAQYLWLRLLAQQSTRQQVNLCCVGDDDQSIYGWRGAKVDNILRFEKDFPPAKIIRLERNYRSTSHILKTASHFISHNQGRLGKTLFSDKANNEEKKVKVHAAWDSEEEARAIAKKIEQAQQSGHLLNDMAILVRASFQMRTFEERFITLGLNYRVIGGPRFYERMEIRDALAYLRVVAQPFDDLAFERIINTPKRGLGETTLRHLHNNARARTIPLFSAAIEIIETDELKPKARNALRNIIEDFHRWQNLLPRTPLTELTEMILNDSGYMEMWQEDRSPEAPTRLENLKEMIRSMEQFENLHSFLEHVSLVMDIEHNENMDAVNIMTLHSAKGLEFKTVFLPGWEEGLFPNQRSLDEGGRAGLEEERRLAYVGLTRAQQNLHIWFVSNRRIHGLWQATLPSRFLDELPEEHIEVLENETSYGGYGQYSKLGWKNANNNQTEARHNNWSSQSSGYIQKTGYENSDLDFSPIQFYQKKNIERKVTPQSAFDTPSAFSINDRVFHIKFGYGHISAIGGNKLTVLFDKAGEKRVLDDFITKA; this is encoded by the coding sequence ATGAATGACTTTTCTAATCACGTACCATTTTTTGAAGATGAGGAGCTTCCCCTCAAGCGTGAAAATAATTTTGAATTAACTCCCGGTGCTATAGAAGCAAAAGAAAAAGTACAATACGAATCTGACTATTTGAAAAAACTTAACCCAGAACAACAAGAAGCCGTCATAAACACTGAAGGGCCTCTATTAGTTCTTGCTGGAGCTGGTACGGGAAAAACACGTGTCCTTACTACCCGCATTTTTCATATTTTGCACCTTGGTCTTGCCCACCCTAAGCAAATATTAGCGATTACCTTTACAAACAAAGCAGCGTATGAAATGAAAACTCGTATTGCTGAACTTGTTGGTGAAACTATCGAAGGTATGCCGTGGCTTGGAACTTTTCATTCCATTGGTGCAAAAATTTTACGCAGCCATGCAGAGCTTGTTGACTTAAAAAGTAATTTTACCATTCTTGATACTGACGATGTTGTTCGTCTTTTAAAACAGCTCATTCAAGCAGCAGGTTTAGATGACAAGCGCTGGTCAGCACGTAGTTTGGCAACAATGATTGATGCTTGGAAAAACCAAGGGCTCTTACCAGATCATATTTCAGAGAGTGATTCTTATGCCTTTGCTAAAGGTATGGGACGTGAACTCTATCATAGCTATCAGGATCGGCTAAAAAGTCTCAATGCTTGTGATTTTGGTGATCTTTTACTCCATTCCATTAATATCTTCCAACATAACCCAGATATTCTTCATGAATATCACGCTAAATTTCGCTATATTCTTGTAGATGAATATCAAGATACCAATACAGCGCAATATCTCTGGCTTCGTCTTTTAGCACAACAATCTACAAGACAGCAGGTCAACCTTTGTTGTGTTGGTGATGATGACCAATCCATTTACGGATGGCGTGGCGCTAAAGTTGATAATATATTGCGCTTTGAAAAAGACTTTCCTCCTGCAAAAATCATCCGTTTAGAACGCAACTACCGTTCTACATCGCATATTCTTAAAACAGCTTCTCATTTTATTTCTCACAACCAGGGAAGACTTGGAAAAACACTTTTTTCAGATAAAGCAAACAATGAAGAAAAAAAAGTAAAAGTCCATGCTGCATGGGACTCGGAAGAAGAAGCACGTGCCATCGCGAAAAAAATTGAACAAGCACAACAATCTGGGCATTTGTTAAATGATATGGCTATATTAGTACGAGCATCATTTCAAATGCGCACATTTGAAGAGCGTTTTATAACACTTGGTCTTAACTATCGTGTCATTGGAGGGCCACGTTTTTATGAACGAATGGAAATACGTGATGCTTTGGCTTACTTGCGTGTTGTTGCTCAACCTTTTGATGATTTAGCTTTTGAACGCATTATCAATACACCCAAACGTGGCTTAGGAGAGACAACACTACGCCACCTTCATAATAATGCCCGTGCACGTACTATTCCTCTTTTTTCTGCTGCTATTGAAATAATCGAAACCGATGAACTAAAACCTAAAGCACGAAATGCTTTACGCAACATTATTGAAGATTTTCACCGCTGGCAAAACCTATTACCACGCACACCACTTACAGAGCTTACTGAAATGATTCTTAATGATTCAGGCTATATGGAAATGTGGCAAGAAGATCGTTCGCCAGAAGCACCAACACGCTTAGAAAATCTTAAAGAAATGATTCGTTCTATGGAACAATTTGAAAATCTTCACAGTTTTTTAGAACATGTTTCATTGGTTATGGATATTGAGCATAACGAAAATATGGATGCAGTTAATATTATGACTCTTCATTCAGCTAAGGGGCTTGAATTTAAAACAGTTTTTCTTCCCGGTTGGGAAGAAGGACTCTTTCCCAATCAACGCTCACTGGATGAAGGTGGCCGTGCAGGACTAGAAGAAGAACGTAGGCTTGCTTACGTAGGGCTAACAAGAGCACAACAAAACCTGCATATATGGTTTGTCTCTAATCGACGAATTCACGGGCTTTGGCAAGCTACCCTCCCCTCTCGTTTTCTGGATGAATTACCAGAAGAACATATAGAAGTGCTAGAAAATGAAACATCTTATGGTGGTTATGGCCAATATTCAAAGCTAGGGTGGAAGAATGCAAACAACAATCAAACAGAAGCAAGACACAATAATTGGAGCTCACAATCATCCGGTTATATTCAGAAAACTGGTTATGAAAATAGTGATTTAGATTTTAGTCCCATTCAATTTTATCAGAAAAAAAATATTGAAAGAAAAGTCACCCCTCAATCCGCGTTTGATACACCATCAGCTTTTTCAATTAATGATCGCGTTTTTCATATCAAATTTGGTTATGGTCATATTTCAGCAATAGGTGGTAATAAATTGACTGTTTTGTTTGATAAAGCCGGTGAAAAACGTGTTCTCGATGACTTCATAACTAAAGCTTAA
- a CDS encoding SCO family protein codes for MKNVIYIFGLTIVFLAGVFTYDAWKNKPLGDDFTLIDSNGQTVTEADIRSKPSAIFFGFTMCPESCPTTLINLDRWLTEIGPNTDKLGIWFVTIDPERDTPEVLRDYLSNFTNNIMGISGDPEKVHKMVSSFNIVAEKVPGINGNYTYDHTAAIFLLKKGGKLAGVIPYNVEENENQLKDDIAIKQLKKLISN; via the coding sequence ATGAAAAATGTAATATACATCTTTGGGCTAACAATCGTATTTCTCGCTGGTGTTTTTACTTATGATGCGTGGAAAAATAAGCCCTTAGGTGATGATTTTACACTCATTGATTCCAATGGCCAAACTGTTACTGAAGCTGATATTAGAAGTAAACCTTCAGCAATTTTTTTCGGTTTTACCATGTGTCCTGAAAGTTGCCCTACTACACTGATAAATCTTGATCGGTGGCTTACAGAAATTGGCCCTAACACTGATAAATTAGGTATATGGTTCGTAACTATCGATCCTGAACGTGATACACCAGAAGTATTACGTGATTATCTAAGCAATTTTACTAATAATATTATGGGTATAAGTGGAGATCCTGAAAAAGTCCATAAAATGGTATCCTCTTTCAACATTGTTGCAGAAAAAGTCCCTGGAATAAATGGTAACTATACTTACGATCATACAGCTGCAATTTTCTTGCTTAAAAAAGGCGGGAAACTAGCTGGTGTTATTCCTTACAACGTGGAAGAAAATGAGAATCAATTAAAAGATGATATTGCCATTAAACAGCTTAAAAAGCTCATCTCAAACTAA
- a CDS encoding 50S ribosomal protein L11 methyltransferase, protein MSQQIRLSCTAFKNEAEKFYTLLEEAFEEEGYPLALVEIDEKNAIYELSLYVDKDNQDNAYKRFADILTLDPNKINIEILPDIDWVQQSLKGLKPVYAGPFFIHGSHDRKNIPPDVLPIEIEANQAFGTGHHETTSSCLEMITQIMQTENPQNALDLGTGSGVLAIGMAMLKPISILASDSDPIAVQIAQHNIKLNGVKRYITAITATGLNHDTIASHAPFDLIVANILAGPLIELAQEMTQALQKNGSIILSGILEEQRDHVLKAYVKQGLQHIETYHRQGWVTLHLK, encoded by the coding sequence ATGTCTCAGCAAATTCGTTTATCCTGTACAGCCTTCAAAAACGAGGCAGAAAAGTTTTATACTCTTCTGGAAGAAGCCTTTGAGGAAGAAGGATATCCTCTTGCTTTGGTAGAAATAGATGAGAAAAACGCTATTTATGAACTATCACTTTACGTTGACAAAGACAACCAAGACAATGCGTATAAACGCTTTGCAGATATTCTTACTCTGGACCCTAATAAAATTAACATAGAAATTTTACCTGATATTGACTGGGTTCAACAAAGCCTTAAAGGGCTAAAACCTGTATATGCAGGCCCTTTTTTTATTCATGGAAGTCATGACCGAAAAAACATCCCACCTGATGTTTTACCAATTGAAATTGAAGCCAATCAAGCTTTTGGCACAGGTCACCATGAAACAACATCTAGTTGTTTAGAAATGATCACTCAAATTATGCAAACTGAAAATCCTCAAAATGCTCTTGATCTTGGCACAGGTAGTGGCGTATTAGCCATTGGTATGGCAATGCTTAAACCCATTTCTATACTTGCATCTGATAGTGATCCAATTGCTGTTCAAATCGCACAACACAATATCAAACTCAATGGTGTTAAAAGATATATCACAGCTATTACAGCGACAGGCCTTAATCATGATACAATTGCATCACATGCACCCTTTGACCTTATTGTTGCTAATATCCTCGCTGGCCCTCTTATTGAGCTTGCACAAGAAATGACCCAAGCTTTGCAAAAAAATGGATCTATCATATTATCGGGTATTCTTGAAGAACAGCGCGACCATGTTCTAAAAGCTTATGTAAAACAAGGCCTACAACATATTGAAACATACCACCGCCAA